In Juglans regia cultivar Chandler chromosome 5, Walnut 2.0, whole genome shotgun sequence, the following are encoded in one genomic region:
- the LOC109005330 gene encoding zinc finger CCCH domain-containing protein 22-like isoform X3, with the protein MDTSEATKVVFSRIQTLDPANASKIMGYLFLQDHGAKEMIRLAFGPDTNLLNLILKAKTHLGLPSNTTSSPSSPLPFNPISRSRNTSNSFDIPNPSSSSANPWHRTGFCTPLSYASVVKETSDIGPGSFLSSALPYSSTDLIDDYQLQDHLAFVNDSKIDDLLDRRLGVTGSPSAYAESLLHARSYLSSGVSSRSEDASSGLGWKPCLYFARGCCKNGSSCRFLHTDSLDATAIVGSPSKFNELEQEFLRSKAFHQQKRATASQLMAGASFPYNNCLSFLLQQQNDVQRSAAASAFMEDELHQFGRYRPEKNDFSSMGLGGMAHPGSRQIYLTFPADSAFREEDVSNYFNIYGPVQDVRIPYQQKRMFGFVTFVYAETVKIILAKGNPHFVCDSRVLVKPYKEKGKIPDKKQQQHLERGEYPLCSTPSGLDSREPLDLHFEPGARTFYDTQEMLRRKLEEQAELQQAFELQGRRLMNLQLEDLKSHRYYTHQNLSVGSTIPSPTLSPNNQIPILPPDGIDQKVPTEKGDNPGVATSQTSSAAGADPELQQEVNLTCSSGNVDSMDEEDRSHPKESDLPESLEHSSPLNMASLKNVYSKCPGILLGMECS; encoded by the exons ATGGATACATCTGAAGCAACTAAGGTGGTTTTCTCAAGGATCCAAACTTTGGACCCAGCAAATGCCTCAAAAATCATGGGGTACCTTTTCTTGCAAGATCATGGTGCGAAGGAGATGATACGCTTAGCCTTTGGACCAGACACCAATCTTCTTAATCTCATCCTCAAAGCCAAAACCCACTTGGGACTCCCCTCAAACACTACCTCTTCACCCTCCTCTCCTTTGCCCTTCAACCCAATCTCAAGGTCAAGAAACACATCGAATAGCTTTGACATCCCAAACCCATCTTCCTCTTCCGCAAACCCTTGGCATCGTACTGGCTTTTGCACTCCTCTCTCTTACGCCAGTGTTGTCAAAGAAACCAGTGATATTGGTCCCGGCTCATTTTTATCTTCTGCATTGCCGTATAGTTCTACTGACCTCATTGATGACTACCAGCTTCAAGACCATCTTGCTTTCGTCAACGATTCCAAGATCGATGATTTGCTCGATCGGCGACTTGGGGTAACCGGGAGTCCGAGCGCTTATGCTGAATCCTTGTTGCACGCGCGAAGCTACTTGTCTTCAGGCGTGTCTTCTAGGTCCGAAGATGCAAGCTCTGGGCTTGGATGGAAGCCATGCTTGTATTTCGCCAGAGGGTGTTGTAAAAATGGCAGCAGTTGCCGGTTTCTCCATACTGATTCCTTGGATGCTACTGCTATTGTTGGTTCGCCGAGCAAATTCAATGAGTTAGAACAAGAGTTCCTCAGATCAAAAGCCTTTCACCAACAAAAGCGGGCCACGGCTTCGCAGTTGATGGCTGGAGCTTCTTTCCCTTACAATAATTGCCTGAGTTTTCTATTGCAGCAACAAAATGATGTCCAGAG ATCGGCGGCAGCATCAGCATTTATGGAGGATGAGCTTCACCAGTTTGGGCGCTACCGGCCTGAAAAGAATGATTTTTCGTCCATGGGACTGGGAGGAATGGCGCATCCTGGCTCGAGACAGATTTACTTGACATTCCCAGCTGATAGTGCTTTCAGAGAGGAAGATGTTTCCAACTACTTCAA CATTTATGGACCTGTGCAAGATGTGAGGATTCCATACCAACAGAAGCGAATGTTTGGGTTTGTTACATTTGTCTATGCGGAGACGGTGAAGATCATTTTGGCGAAAGGGAATCCTCATTTTGTTTGTGATTCCCGTGTGCTTGTTAAGCCTTATAAGGAGAAGGGAAAGATACCGGACAA GAAGCAGCAGCAACATTTGGAGAGGGGAGAGTATCCATTGTGCTCAACTCCATCAGGGCTTGATTCTAGAGAGCCTCTTGATCTTCACTTTG AACCAGGAGCAAGAACGTTTTATGATACCCAAGAGATGTTGAGAAGGAAACTTGAGGAACAGGCTGAGTTACAGCAAGCCTTTGAACTACAAGGAAGAAGACTCATGAATCTGCAACTTGAAGACTTGAAGAGTCATCGCTATTATACTCATCAAAATTTATCTGTTGGGTCCACCATTCCCTCACCAACTCTCAGTCCCAACAATCAAATCCCCATTCTTCCACCTGATGGCATTGATCAAAAAGTCCCTACAG AGAAAGGTGACAACCCGGGTGTAGCCACTTCCCAAACTAGTTCTGCTGCGGGTGCTGATCCGGAGTTGCAACAGGAAGTGAATCTGACTTGCAGTAGTGGCAATGTTGATAGCATGGACGAGGAGGATAGATCACATCCTAAAGAAAGCGACCTTCCTGAAAG CTTAGAGCACTCTTCCCCCCTGAACATGGCTTCTCTGAAAAATGTTTACTCCAAATGTCCAG GTATCCTTCTGGGCATGGAATGTAGTTGA
- the LOC109005330 gene encoding zinc finger CCCH domain-containing protein 22-like isoform X4, which translates to MDTSEATKVVFSRIQTLDPANASKIMGYLFLQDHGAKEMIRLAFGPDTNLLNLILKAKTHLGLPSNTTSSPSSPLPFNPISRSRNTSNSFDIPNPSSSSANPWHRTGFCTPLSYASVVKETSDIGPGSFLSSALPYSSTDLIDDYQLQDHLAFVNDSKIDDLLDRRLGVTGSPSAYAESLLHARSYLSSGVSSRSEDASSGLGWKPCLYFARGCCKNGSSCRFLHTDSLDATAIVGSPSKFNELEQEFLRSKAFHQQKRATASQLMAGASFPYNNCLSFLLQQQNDVQRSAAASAFMEDELHQFGRYRPEKNDFSSMGLGGMAHPGSRQIYLTFPADSAFREEDVSNYFNIYGPVQDVRIPYQQKRMFGFVTFVYAETVKIILAKGNPHFVCDSRVLVKPYKEKGKIPDKKQQQHLERGEYPLCSTPSGLDSREPLDLHFEPGARTFYDTQEMLRRKLEEQAELQQAFELQGRRLMNLQLEDLKSHRYYTHQNLSVGSTIPSPTLSPNNQIPILPPDGIDQKVPTEKGDNPGVATSQTSSAAGADPELQQEVNLTCSSGNVDSMDEEDRSHPKESDLPERYPSGHGM; encoded by the exons ATGGATACATCTGAAGCAACTAAGGTGGTTTTCTCAAGGATCCAAACTTTGGACCCAGCAAATGCCTCAAAAATCATGGGGTACCTTTTCTTGCAAGATCATGGTGCGAAGGAGATGATACGCTTAGCCTTTGGACCAGACACCAATCTTCTTAATCTCATCCTCAAAGCCAAAACCCACTTGGGACTCCCCTCAAACACTACCTCTTCACCCTCCTCTCCTTTGCCCTTCAACCCAATCTCAAGGTCAAGAAACACATCGAATAGCTTTGACATCCCAAACCCATCTTCCTCTTCCGCAAACCCTTGGCATCGTACTGGCTTTTGCACTCCTCTCTCTTACGCCAGTGTTGTCAAAGAAACCAGTGATATTGGTCCCGGCTCATTTTTATCTTCTGCATTGCCGTATAGTTCTACTGACCTCATTGATGACTACCAGCTTCAAGACCATCTTGCTTTCGTCAACGATTCCAAGATCGATGATTTGCTCGATCGGCGACTTGGGGTAACCGGGAGTCCGAGCGCTTATGCTGAATCCTTGTTGCACGCGCGAAGCTACTTGTCTTCAGGCGTGTCTTCTAGGTCCGAAGATGCAAGCTCTGGGCTTGGATGGAAGCCATGCTTGTATTTCGCCAGAGGGTGTTGTAAAAATGGCAGCAGTTGCCGGTTTCTCCATACTGATTCCTTGGATGCTACTGCTATTGTTGGTTCGCCGAGCAAATTCAATGAGTTAGAACAAGAGTTCCTCAGATCAAAAGCCTTTCACCAACAAAAGCGGGCCACGGCTTCGCAGTTGATGGCTGGAGCTTCTTTCCCTTACAATAATTGCCTGAGTTTTCTATTGCAGCAACAAAATGATGTCCAGAG ATCGGCGGCAGCATCAGCATTTATGGAGGATGAGCTTCACCAGTTTGGGCGCTACCGGCCTGAAAAGAATGATTTTTCGTCCATGGGACTGGGAGGAATGGCGCATCCTGGCTCGAGACAGATTTACTTGACATTCCCAGCTGATAGTGCTTTCAGAGAGGAAGATGTTTCCAACTACTTCAA CATTTATGGACCTGTGCAAGATGTGAGGATTCCATACCAACAGAAGCGAATGTTTGGGTTTGTTACATTTGTCTATGCGGAGACGGTGAAGATCATTTTGGCGAAAGGGAATCCTCATTTTGTTTGTGATTCCCGTGTGCTTGTTAAGCCTTATAAGGAGAAGGGAAAGATACCGGACAA GAAGCAGCAGCAACATTTGGAGAGGGGAGAGTATCCATTGTGCTCAACTCCATCAGGGCTTGATTCTAGAGAGCCTCTTGATCTTCACTTTG AACCAGGAGCAAGAACGTTTTATGATACCCAAGAGATGTTGAGAAGGAAACTTGAGGAACAGGCTGAGTTACAGCAAGCCTTTGAACTACAAGGAAGAAGACTCATGAATCTGCAACTTGAAGACTTGAAGAGTCATCGCTATTATACTCATCAAAATTTATCTGTTGGGTCCACCATTCCCTCACCAACTCTCAGTCCCAACAATCAAATCCCCATTCTTCCACCTGATGGCATTGATCAAAAAGTCCCTACAG AGAAAGGTGACAACCCGGGTGTAGCCACTTCCCAAACTAGTTCTGCTGCGGGTGCTGATCCGGAGTTGCAACAGGAAGTGAATCTGACTTGCAGTAGTGGCAATGTTGATAGCATGGACGAGGAGGATAGATCACATCCTAAAGAAAGCGACCTTCCTGAAAG GTATCCTTCTGGGCATGGAATGTAG
- the LOC109005330 gene encoding zinc finger CCCH domain-containing protein 22-like isoform X1, which produces MDTSEATKVVFSRIQTLDPANASKIMGYLFLQDHGAKEMIRLAFGPDTNLLNLILKAKTHLGLPSNTTSSPSSPLPFNPISRSRNTSNSFDIPNPSSSSANPWHRTGFCTPLSYASVVKETSDIGPGSFLSSALPYSSTDLIDDYQLQDHLAFVNDSKIDDLLDRRLGVTGSPSAYAESLLHARSYLSSGVSSRSEDASSGLGWKPCLYFARGCCKNGSSCRFLHTDSLDATAIVGSPSKFNELEQEFLRSKAFHQQKRATASQLMAGASFPYNNCLSFLLQQQNDVQRSAAASAFMEDELHQFGRYRPEKNDFSSMGLGGMAHPGSRQIYLTFPADSAFREEDVSNYFNIYGPVQDVRIPYQQKRMFGFVTFVYAETVKIILAKGNPHFVCDSRVLVKPYKEKGKIPDKKQQQHLERGEYPLCSTPSGLDSREPLDLHFEPGARTFYDTQEMLRRKLEEQAELQQAFELQGRRLMNLQLEDLKSHRYYTHQNLSVGSTIPSPTLSPNNQIPILPPDGIDQKVPTEKGDNPGVATSQTSSAAGADPELQQEVNLTCSSGNVDSMDEEDRSHPKESDLPESLEHSSPLNMASLKNVYSKCPGPANTPPQFHCCEPN; this is translated from the exons ATGGATACATCTGAAGCAACTAAGGTGGTTTTCTCAAGGATCCAAACTTTGGACCCAGCAAATGCCTCAAAAATCATGGGGTACCTTTTCTTGCAAGATCATGGTGCGAAGGAGATGATACGCTTAGCCTTTGGACCAGACACCAATCTTCTTAATCTCATCCTCAAAGCCAAAACCCACTTGGGACTCCCCTCAAACACTACCTCTTCACCCTCCTCTCCTTTGCCCTTCAACCCAATCTCAAGGTCAAGAAACACATCGAATAGCTTTGACATCCCAAACCCATCTTCCTCTTCCGCAAACCCTTGGCATCGTACTGGCTTTTGCACTCCTCTCTCTTACGCCAGTGTTGTCAAAGAAACCAGTGATATTGGTCCCGGCTCATTTTTATCTTCTGCATTGCCGTATAGTTCTACTGACCTCATTGATGACTACCAGCTTCAAGACCATCTTGCTTTCGTCAACGATTCCAAGATCGATGATTTGCTCGATCGGCGACTTGGGGTAACCGGGAGTCCGAGCGCTTATGCTGAATCCTTGTTGCACGCGCGAAGCTACTTGTCTTCAGGCGTGTCTTCTAGGTCCGAAGATGCAAGCTCTGGGCTTGGATGGAAGCCATGCTTGTATTTCGCCAGAGGGTGTTGTAAAAATGGCAGCAGTTGCCGGTTTCTCCATACTGATTCCTTGGATGCTACTGCTATTGTTGGTTCGCCGAGCAAATTCAATGAGTTAGAACAAGAGTTCCTCAGATCAAAAGCCTTTCACCAACAAAAGCGGGCCACGGCTTCGCAGTTGATGGCTGGAGCTTCTTTCCCTTACAATAATTGCCTGAGTTTTCTATTGCAGCAACAAAATGATGTCCAGAG ATCGGCGGCAGCATCAGCATTTATGGAGGATGAGCTTCACCAGTTTGGGCGCTACCGGCCTGAAAAGAATGATTTTTCGTCCATGGGACTGGGAGGAATGGCGCATCCTGGCTCGAGACAGATTTACTTGACATTCCCAGCTGATAGTGCTTTCAGAGAGGAAGATGTTTCCAACTACTTCAA CATTTATGGACCTGTGCAAGATGTGAGGATTCCATACCAACAGAAGCGAATGTTTGGGTTTGTTACATTTGTCTATGCGGAGACGGTGAAGATCATTTTGGCGAAAGGGAATCCTCATTTTGTTTGTGATTCCCGTGTGCTTGTTAAGCCTTATAAGGAGAAGGGAAAGATACCGGACAA GAAGCAGCAGCAACATTTGGAGAGGGGAGAGTATCCATTGTGCTCAACTCCATCAGGGCTTGATTCTAGAGAGCCTCTTGATCTTCACTTTG AACCAGGAGCAAGAACGTTTTATGATACCCAAGAGATGTTGAGAAGGAAACTTGAGGAACAGGCTGAGTTACAGCAAGCCTTTGAACTACAAGGAAGAAGACTCATGAATCTGCAACTTGAAGACTTGAAGAGTCATCGCTATTATACTCATCAAAATTTATCTGTTGGGTCCACCATTCCCTCACCAACTCTCAGTCCCAACAATCAAATCCCCATTCTTCCACCTGATGGCATTGATCAAAAAGTCCCTACAG AGAAAGGTGACAACCCGGGTGTAGCCACTTCCCAAACTAGTTCTGCTGCGGGTGCTGATCCGGAGTTGCAACAGGAAGTGAATCTGACTTGCAGTAGTGGCAATGTTGATAGCATGGACGAGGAGGATAGATCACATCCTAAAGAAAGCGACCTTCCTGAAAG CTTAGAGCACTCTTCCCCCCTGAACATGGCTTCTCTGAAAAATGTTTACTCCAAATGTCCAGGTCCTGCCAACACACCACCACAATTTCATTGTTGTGAACCTAATTAA
- the LOC109005330 gene encoding zinc finger CCCH domain-containing protein 22-like isoform X2, with protein sequence MDTSEATKVVFSRIQTLDPANASKIMGYLFLQDHGAKEMIRLAFGPDTNLLNLILKAKTHLGLPSNTTSSPSSPLPFNPISRSRNTSNSFDIPNPSSSSANPWHRTGFCTPLSYASVVKETSDIGPGSFLSSALPYSSTDLIDDYQLQDHLAFVNDSKIDDLLDRRLGVTGSPSAYAESLLHARSYLSSGVSSRSEDASSGLGWKPCLYFARGCCKNGSSCRFLHTDSLDATAIVGSPSKFNELEQEFLRSKAFHQQKRATASQLMAGASFPYNNCLSFLLQQQNDVQRSAAASAFMEDELHQFGRYRPEKNDFSSMGLGGMAHPGSRQIYLTFPADSAFREEDVSNYFNIYGPVQDVRIPYQQKRMFGFVTFVYAETVKIILAKGNPHFVCDSRVLVKPYKEKGKIPDKKQQQHLERGEYPLCSTPSGLDSREPLDLHFGARTFYDTQEMLRRKLEEQAELQQAFELQGRRLMNLQLEDLKSHRYYTHQNLSVGSTIPSPTLSPNNQIPILPPDGIDQKVPTEKGDNPGVATSQTSSAAGADPELQQEVNLTCSSGNVDSMDEEDRSHPKESDLPESLEHSSPLNMASLKNVYSKCPGPANTPPQFHCCEPN encoded by the exons ATGGATACATCTGAAGCAACTAAGGTGGTTTTCTCAAGGATCCAAACTTTGGACCCAGCAAATGCCTCAAAAATCATGGGGTACCTTTTCTTGCAAGATCATGGTGCGAAGGAGATGATACGCTTAGCCTTTGGACCAGACACCAATCTTCTTAATCTCATCCTCAAAGCCAAAACCCACTTGGGACTCCCCTCAAACACTACCTCTTCACCCTCCTCTCCTTTGCCCTTCAACCCAATCTCAAGGTCAAGAAACACATCGAATAGCTTTGACATCCCAAACCCATCTTCCTCTTCCGCAAACCCTTGGCATCGTACTGGCTTTTGCACTCCTCTCTCTTACGCCAGTGTTGTCAAAGAAACCAGTGATATTGGTCCCGGCTCATTTTTATCTTCTGCATTGCCGTATAGTTCTACTGACCTCATTGATGACTACCAGCTTCAAGACCATCTTGCTTTCGTCAACGATTCCAAGATCGATGATTTGCTCGATCGGCGACTTGGGGTAACCGGGAGTCCGAGCGCTTATGCTGAATCCTTGTTGCACGCGCGAAGCTACTTGTCTTCAGGCGTGTCTTCTAGGTCCGAAGATGCAAGCTCTGGGCTTGGATGGAAGCCATGCTTGTATTTCGCCAGAGGGTGTTGTAAAAATGGCAGCAGTTGCCGGTTTCTCCATACTGATTCCTTGGATGCTACTGCTATTGTTGGTTCGCCGAGCAAATTCAATGAGTTAGAACAAGAGTTCCTCAGATCAAAAGCCTTTCACCAACAAAAGCGGGCCACGGCTTCGCAGTTGATGGCTGGAGCTTCTTTCCCTTACAATAATTGCCTGAGTTTTCTATTGCAGCAACAAAATGATGTCCAGAG ATCGGCGGCAGCATCAGCATTTATGGAGGATGAGCTTCACCAGTTTGGGCGCTACCGGCCTGAAAAGAATGATTTTTCGTCCATGGGACTGGGAGGAATGGCGCATCCTGGCTCGAGACAGATTTACTTGACATTCCCAGCTGATAGTGCTTTCAGAGAGGAAGATGTTTCCAACTACTTCAA CATTTATGGACCTGTGCAAGATGTGAGGATTCCATACCAACAGAAGCGAATGTTTGGGTTTGTTACATTTGTCTATGCGGAGACGGTGAAGATCATTTTGGCGAAAGGGAATCCTCATTTTGTTTGTGATTCCCGTGTGCTTGTTAAGCCTTATAAGGAGAAGGGAAAGATACCGGACAA GAAGCAGCAGCAACATTTGGAGAGGGGAGAGTATCCATTGTGCTCAACTCCATCAGGGCTTGATTCTAGAGAGCCTCTTGATCTTCACTTTG GAGCAAGAACGTTTTATGATACCCAAGAGATGTTGAGAAGGAAACTTGAGGAACAGGCTGAGTTACAGCAAGCCTTTGAACTACAAGGAAGAAGACTCATGAATCTGCAACTTGAAGACTTGAAGAGTCATCGCTATTATACTCATCAAAATTTATCTGTTGGGTCCACCATTCCCTCACCAACTCTCAGTCCCAACAATCAAATCCCCATTCTTCCACCTGATGGCATTGATCAAAAAGTCCCTACAG AGAAAGGTGACAACCCGGGTGTAGCCACTTCCCAAACTAGTTCTGCTGCGGGTGCTGATCCGGAGTTGCAACAGGAAGTGAATCTGACTTGCAGTAGTGGCAATGTTGATAGCATGGACGAGGAGGATAGATCACATCCTAAAGAAAGCGACCTTCCTGAAAG CTTAGAGCACTCTTCCCCCCTGAACATGGCTTCTCTGAAAAATGTTTACTCCAAATGTCCAGGTCCTGCCAACACACCACCACAATTTCATTGTTGTGAACCTAATTAA
- the LOC109005328 gene encoding RNA-binding protein Y14-like — protein MASAADVEAVDFEPEDDDLMDEDGGVDTVAADATTSPMAPLPKLKSAITGAASSSAVARKTKGRGFREDHPEAPDRSTRLAASKFDSLKSPDGPGPQRSIEGWIILVSGIHEEAQEDDLQNSFGEFGEIKNLHLNLDRRTGFVKGYALIEYENFEEAQTAISSMNGAEFLTQTISVDWAFSSGSSANGAMKRKNTRPPRERRSRSPRRRY, from the exons ATGGCAAGCGCAGCAGATGTGGAGGCTGTGGACTTCGAGCCGGAGGACGACGACCTTATGGACGAGGACGGGGGCGTGGACACCGTAGCAGCCGACGCCACCACCTCGCCAATGGCTCCTCTTCCGAAGCTCAAGTCCGCTATTACTGGCGCCGCCTCCTCCTCTGCGGTTGCCAGGAAGACCAAGGGCCGTGGCTTCCGCGAGGACCATCCTGAAGCCCCCGACCGCTCCACCCGCCTTGCCGCCTCCAAGTTCGACTCCCTCAAGTCCCCCGACGGTCCTGGCCCCCAGCGAT CCATTGAAGGATGGATTATTCTGGTCAGTGGAATACACGAAGAGGCACAAGAGGATGATCTACAAAATTCTTTTGGTGAGTTTGGAGAGATTAAGAATTTGCATTTAAATCTTGATCGCCGAACCGGGTTTGTCAAG GGATATGCCCTAATTGAGTATGAGAACTTTGAGGAAGCACAAACTGCAATATCCTCCATGAATGGAGCAGAATTTCTGACACAAACTATCAGTGTTGACTGGGCCTTCAGCAGTGGATCCTCAGCTAATGGagcaatgaaaagaaagaatacAAG GCCACCTCGAGAACGTCGCTCGAGGAGTCCGAGGAGGAGATACTAG
- the LOC118348461 gene encoding uncharacterized protein LOC118348461, translating to MGCSTESFPLDMVSFEEKKCGDGVEELNFFAPVSGEPDSVCGSELAVFTPANTRKEGDFLTPLCTLPPSANYGSCGVLLMWDKRVVELTEECIGEFSVATLLKNVVDEWEWAFARSYGPNMDRDRRRLWEELAGLYALWEKTTLLEELQDLEDKELLGENSEEVFLRKGTVIANLERALLSEEISWLQKSRAIWLKEVQYYETLLTESATWRPKLDALHFEAINSQSVSVLERFFVEEEIYKVISGMAKDKAPGPDGFSMGFFQTCWDIVKGDIMQIFSEFHAFQKFEKSLNATFIALIPKKHEALTIEDFQPISLVSNVYKIISKVLANRLSLVLEHIISKSHNAFIQGRQILDSVLIANECLDYRVREGGSVMEALSRMIQVVVGGGFLSGFQVDNGSGGLIIISHLLFADDTLVFCEANRSQIQTLRALLLCFEAVLGLKVNLGKSEMVCVGAVSNIIGLASLLDYKVSYFPMKYLGLPLGATFKNMAIWDGVVEKIKKKLAS from the exons ATGGGGTGTTCGACAGAGTCTTTTCCCCTGGATATGGTTTCCTTTGAGGAGAAAAAGTGTGGAGATGGGGTtgaagaattaaatttttttgctCCTGTCAGTGGGGAACCAGATTCAGTGTGTGGTTCGGAATTGGCTGTTTTTACTCCTGCCAATACTAGAAAGGAGGGAGATTTTCTAACTCCGTTGTGTACACTCCCTCCCAGTGCTAATTATGGGAGTT GTGGAGTATTActtatgtgggataaaagagtggttgagtTGACTGAGGAGTGTATTGGAGAGTTCTCGGTTGCAAcccttttaaaaaatgtggttgatgaatgggaatgggcatttgcaAGATCCTATGGTCCTAACATGGATAGGGATAGGAGAAgattgtgggaggagttggcgggtcTGTATGCCTTATGGGAG AAGACTACattgttggaggaattgcaagaCTTGGAGGATAAAGAGTTATTGGGTGAAAACTCGGAGGAGGTGTTTTTGAGGAAGGGTACGGTTATAGCAAACTTGGAGAGGGCTTTGTTGTCAGAAGAGATTTCATGGCTTCAAAAATCTAgggccatttggttgaaagaag TACAGTATTATGAGACCCTTCTCACAGAATCAGCCACTTGGAGGCCGAAACTTGATGCCTTGCATTTTGAGGCAATTAATTCGCAGAGTGTGAGTGTTCTGGAGAGAttttttgttgaagaagaaatttataagGTCATATCTGGCATGGCAAAGGATAAAGCGCCGGGGCCcgatggtttttcaatgggtttcttccaaacttgttgggacattgtgaaagGTGACATTATGCAGATTTTCAGTGAATTTCACgcttttcaaaagtttgaaaaatcacttaatgcGACCTTTATTGCTCTCATCCCAAAAAAACACGAGGCTTTGACTATTGAAGACTTTCAGCCTATAAGTCTGGTTAGTAATGTATATAAGATTATCTCGAAAGTTCTTGCTAACCGACTTAGCCTGGTGTTGGAACACATTATATCCAAGTCCCATAATGCATTTATTCAAGGGAGACAGATCCTTGATTCagtactcattgcaaatgagtgcttggattACAGAGTACGAGAGGGAGGTTCAG ttatggaggcctTAAGTAGGATGATACAAGTTGTAGTTGGGGGAGGTTTCTTATCGGGTTTTCAGGTGGACAATGGTTCTGGTGGCCTTATTATCATTTCACACctcttatttgcagatgatacgttaGTCTTTTGTGAAGCGAATAGAAGCCAGATCCAAACTCTACGAGCAttgttactttgctttgaagctgtGTTAGGGTTAAAGGTGAATCTgggcaagtctgagatggtttGTGTGGGTGCGGTCTCTAATATTATCGGCTTAGCAAGTCTTTTGGATTATAAGGTGTCCTATTTCCCAATGAAATACCTGGGGCTTCCGTTGGGAGCAACCTTTAAGAATATggctatatgggatggggtagtggagaagataaagaaaaagttgGCTAGCTGA